The following proteins are encoded in a genomic region of Coffea eugenioides isolate CCC68of chromosome 6, Ceug_1.0, whole genome shotgun sequence:
- the LOC113774692 gene encoding endoribonuclease Dicer homolog 1 isoform X1, producing MSFRKRPRDGDEMDWCHKDRMRRRQQHYASSRKDRDWREARGYWERDKERNEMVFHLGSWEADQNRAGMTVPQRSCSGSEGTEKEAEEPNGSNKLPEEQARQYQLDVLEQAKTKNTIAFLETGAGKTLIAVLLIRSICSDLQSKNKKMLAVFLVPKVPLVYQQAEVIRERTGYQVGHYCGEMGQDFWDARRWQREFETKQVLVMTAQILLNILRHSIIKMEAIDLLILDECHHAVKKHPYSLVMSEFYHTTSKEQRPSVFGMTASPVNLKGVSSQIDCAIKIRNLECKLDSVVCTVKDRKELERHVPMPSEVVVEYDKATSLWSLHEQIKQMEVAVEEAAQSSSRRSKWQFMGARDAGAKEELRQVYGVSERTESDGAANLIQKLRAVNYALGELGQWCAYKVAQSFLAGLQNDERANYQLDVKFQESYLSKVVSLLQCQLSEGAVSESNSRIGDLVGFETSESSLSEEIEEGELPDSHVVSGGEHVDVIIGAAVADGKVTPKVQSLIKILLKYQHTDDFRAIVFVERVVAALVLPKVFAELPSLSFIKSASLIGHNNSQEMRTSQLQDAIAKFRDGRVTLLVATSVAEEGLDIRQCNVVIRFDLAKTVLAYIQSRGRARKPGSDYILMVERGNLSHEAFLRNARNSEETLRKEAIERTDISHLNGTSKLGEVTENTVYQVESTGAVVSLNSAVGLIHFYCSQLPSDRYSILRPEFIMQRHEKPGGPTGYSCRLQLPCNAPFEELEGPVCGSMRVAQQAVCLAACKKLHEMGAFTDMLLPDKGSGADLEKVEKNDEGDPLPGTARHREFYPEGVAKVLQGDWILTGRDSCDYSKFFHLYMYEVKCVNFGSSKDPFLTQVSEFAVLFGNELDAEVLSMSMDLFIARTVITKASLIYRGPLEITEIQLALLKSFHVRLMSIVLDVDVEPSTTPWDPAKAYLFVPTTCNKTTDPIKDIDWDLIERITNTDAWRNPIQRARPDVCLGTNERALGGDRREYGFGKLRHGITYGLKSHPTYGIRGAIAQFDVVEASGLLPNRNTLEVSVQGVLNKDKLMMADSCVSAEDLVGKIITAAHSGKRFFVDSVRYDMTAENPFPRKEGYLGPLEYSSYADYYKQKYGVHLIFKQQPLIRGRGVSYCKNLLSPRFEHAEAHDNESDENLDKTYYVFLPPELCFVHPLPGSLVRGAQRLPSIMRRVESMLLAVQLKHIIGHPVPASKILEALTAASCQETFCYERAELLGDAYLKWVVSRFLFLQYPQKHEGQLTRMRQQMVSNMVLYQYALNKGLQSYIQADRFAPSRWAAPGVLPVFDEEMKETEASLFDPQVLHDDTRAGQDLDDGLYEDDELEDGELESDSSSYRVLSSKTLADVVEALIGVYYVEGGKIAANHVMKWIGIEVDFDLKESDYLIRPNSVPENVLRSIDFDVLETTLNIKFIDRSLLVEAITHASRPSSGVSCYQRLEFVGDAVLDHLITRHLFFTYTDLPPGRLTDLRAAAVNNENFARVAVKHNLHTHLRHGSSALEKQIRDFVKEVQNELSKPGFNSFGLGDCKAPKVLGDIVESIAGAVFLDSGRDTAAVWRVFQPLLEPMVTPETLPMHPVRELQERCQQQAEGLEYKATRSGNLATVEVYVDGVQVGLAQNPQKKMAQKLAARNALVALKEKEKAEAKENDTDDGKRRRNGSQTFTRQTLNDICLRRNWPMPSYRRVHEGGPAHAKRFTYAVCVKTSDRGWTDECIGDPMPSVKKAKDSAAVLLLELLNKWYA from the exons ATGTCATTTAGGAAGAGACCTCGTGATGGAGATGAGATGGATTGGTGCCACAAAGATCGGATGAGAAGGAGACAACAACACTATGCGAGCAGCCGGAAAGACAGAGATTGGAGGGAAGCCAGGGGCTATTGGGAGAGAGATAAGGAAAGGAATGAGATGGTCTTCCACTTGGGTTCTTGGGAAGCTGATCAAAACAGAGCTGGCATGACAGTGCCACAGAGAAGTTGCAGTGGCAGCGAAGGGACAGAGAAGGAAGCTGAAGAGCCAAATGGAAGTAACAAACTCCCTGAAGAGCAGGCGCGGCAATACCAATTGGATGTTCTTGAACAGGCAAAGACGAAGAACACAATTGCTTTCCTGGAAACTGGGGCAGGAAAAACACTCATTGCTGTCCTCCTTATTAGGAGTATTTGTAGTGACTTGCAGAGCAAGAACAAGAAAATGCTGGCTGTATTTCTAGTTCCTAAAGTTCCACTTGTTTATCAG CAAGCAGAAGTAATTCGTGAGAGAACGGGTTATCAAGTTGGTCACTATTGTGGTGAAATGGGCCAAGACTTCTGGGATGCACGAAGGTGGCAGCGAGAGTTTGAAACCAAACAG GTTTTAGTCATGACAGCTCAAATTCTCTTGAATATATTGAGACACAGCATAATAAAAATGGAAGCTATTGATCTACTTATTCTGGATGAATGTCATCATGCTGTCAAGAAACATCCATATTCTTTAGTGATGTCTGAGTTCTATCATACAACGTCAAAGGAGCAGAGGCCATCTGTTTTTGGAATGACAGCTTCTCCTGTTAACTTGAAGG GTGTTTCAAGCCAAATAGACTGCGCAATTAAGATTCGTAATCTAGAATGTAAGTTAGATTCAGTAGTTTGTACAGTAAAGGATCGTAAAGAGCTCGAGAGACACGTGCCAATGCCCTCAGAAGTTGTAGTTGAATATGACAAAGCTACTAGTTTGTGGTCCCTCCATGAACAGATAAAGCAAATGGAAGTGGCAGTTGAAGAAGCTGCTCAATCGagctctaggaggagtaaatgGCAATTTATGGGAGCAAGAGATGCTGGTGCAAAGGAAGAGCTGCGCCAAGTATATGGTGTATCTGAAAGAACTGAAAGTGATGGAGCTGCTAACTTAATTCAAAAGCTGAGGGCCGTCAACTATGCACTTGGAGAACTAGGACAGTGGTGTGCTTATAAG GTTGCACAATCATTTTTAGCTGGTTTACAAAATGATGAAAGAGCAAATTACCAACTAGATGTCAAATTTCAAGAATCGTATCTAAGTAAAGTTGTTTCCCTCTTGCAATGCCAATTATCTGAGGGAGCTGTAAGTGAAAGTAACTCAAGAATTGGAGATTTGGTTGGTTTTGAAACTTCAGAGAGCAGTTTGTCTGAAGAGATAGAGGAGGGAGAACTTCCTGACAGTCACG TTGTCTCTGGCGGAGAACATGTTGATGTGATAATTGGAGCCGCTGTTGCTGATGGGAAAGTGACACCAAAAGTGCAGTCGTTGATTAAAATACTTCTGAAATATCAGCATACAGATGATTTTCGTGCAATCGTTTTTGTGGAACGTGTTGTGGCTGCCTTAGTTCTTCCAAAG GTTTTTGCAGAGCTTCCTTCCCTGAGTTTTATCAAGTCAGCAAGCTTGATTGGGCATAACAATAGTCAAGAGATGCGGACAAGTCAATTGCAGGATGCAATAGCAAAATTCCGAGATGGCCGT GTTACCTTGTTAGTTGCCACTAGTGTTGCTGAGGAGGGACTTGATATTAGGCAGTGCAATGTTGTCATCCGCTTTGACCTGGCAAAAACTGTTCTAGCATACATTCAGTCCAGGGGCCGAGCTAGAAAGCCTGGATCAGATTACATTTTGATGGTTGAGAG AGGAAATTTATCACATGAAGCATTTCTAAGAAATGCTAGAAATAGTGAAGAAACTTTGCGAAAAGAAGCAATTGAGAGGACGGATATTAGTCATCTTAATGGTACATCTAAGCTGGGGGAGGTGACAGAAAATACAGTCTATCAAGTGGAGTCAACGGGTGCTGTGGTCAGTTTAAATTCTGCTGTTGGACTCATCCACTTTTACTGTTCGCAGCTGCCGAGTGACAG GTACTCAATACTTCGCCCTGAGTTTATTATGCAGCGCCATGAGAAGCCAGGAGGACCTACTGGATATTCATGCAGGCTTCAGCTTCCCTGTAATGCACCATTTGAGGAACTTGAGGGTCCTGTCTGCGGCTCAATGCGTGTTGCACAACAG GCTGTCTGTTTAGCTGCTTGCAAGAAGCTCCATGAGATGGGAGCATTTACTGACATGCTCTTGCCTGACAAGGGAAGTGGGGCAGATCTTGAGAAAGTTGAAAAAAATGATGAAGGGGATCCGCTTCCTGGAACTGCTAGGCATAGGGAGTTCTACCCTGAAGGCGTTGCTAAAGTTCTTCAG GGAGATTGGATCTTAACTGGGAGAGATAGTTGTGACTACTCCAAATTCTTTCACCTGTATATGTATGAGGTCAAATGTGTTAATTTTGGTTCCTCAAAGGATCCATTCTTAACTCAAGTTTCAGAGTTTGCGGTGTTGTTTGGCAATGAGCTGGATGCAGAG GTGTTATCGATGTCAATGGATCTATTTATTGCTCGAACTGTAATCACAAAAGCTTCACTTATCTATCGAGGCCCACTAGAAATTACTGAAATTCAG TTAGCTTTGCTCAAGAGCTTCCATGTAAGACTAATGAGCATAGTACTGGATGTGGATGTTGAACCATCCACTACTCCATGGGATCCTGCGAAGGCTTATTTATTTGTTCCAACGACCTGCAACAAAACTACTGATCCGATAAAAGATATTGACTGGGATCTGATTGAGAGAATAACAAACACAGATGCATGGCGCAATCCCATCCAGAGAGCTCGACCAGATGTTTGTCTTGGGACAAACGAGCGAGCACTAGGTGGAGACCGTAGAGAATACGGATTTGGGAAATTGCGGCATGGAATTACCTATGGCCTTAAATCCCATCCTACTTATGGTATCCGGGGAGCTATTGCACAGTTTGATGTTGTGGAAGCTTCTGGTTTGCTTCCTAATCGAAATACCCTTGAAGTTTCTGTTCAAGGGGTTTTAAACAAGGACAAATTGATGATGGCTGATTCTTGTGTTAGTGCGGAAGATTTAGTTGGGAAGATTATTACTGCAGCTCATTCAGGAAAGAGGTTTTTTGTTGATTCTGTGCGCTATGACATGACTGCAGAAAACCCATTTCCGAGGAAAGAAGGCTACCTTGGTCCTTTGGAGTACAGCTCTTATGCTGATTACTACAAGCAAAA GTATGGAGTTCATTTGATCTTCAAACAACAACCTCTAATAAGAGGCCGTGGTGTTTCATATTGCAAGAATCTTCTCTCCCCTCGGTTTGAACATGCAGAAG CTCATGACAATGAATCTGATGAGAACCTGGATAAGACATACTATGTTTTTCTCCCTCCTGAGCTGTGTTTTGTACATCCTCTTCCTGGATCGCTAGTACGGGGTGCTCAAAGATTGCCATCAATTATGAGGAGGGTCGAAAGTATGCTGCTTGCAGTGCAGCTTAAGCATATAATTGGTCATCCAGTCCCTGCTTCAAAG ATACTGGAAGCTTTGACTGCTGCTTCTTGCCAGGAGACTTTCTGCTATGAACGAGCAGAACTATTGGGTGATGCTTATTTGAAATGGGTTGTTAGTCGATTTCTTTTTCTCCAGTATCCCCAGAAACATGAAGGCCAACTCACTCGAATGAGGCAGCAAATGGTCAGCAACATGGTGCTGTATCAGTATGCATTAAATAAGGGGCTTCAATCATACATTCAAGCAGATCGGTTTGCTCCATCTAGATGGGCTGCTCCAGGGGTGCTGCCTGtctttgatgaagaaatgaaggaaacaGAAGCATCACTTTTTGATCCACAAGTTTTACATGATGACACGAGGGCAGGGCAGGATCTGGATGATGGTTTATATGAAGATGATGAACTTGAAGACGGTGAGCTGGAAAGCGATTCAAGTTCATATCGCGTCCTCTCTAGCAAAACACTGGCTGATGTTGTTGAGGCACTAATTGGTGTGTATTATGTTGAAGGtgggaaaattgcagcaaaccACGTGATGAAATGGATTGGCATAGAGGTAGATTTTGATTTAAAGGAGAGTGATTATCTTATTAGGCCCAATAGTGTTCCAGAGAATGTTTTGAGGAGCATTGACTTTGATGTGTTGGAAACTACTTTGAACATCAAATTCATTGATAGGAGCTTATTGGTAGAGGCTATTACTCATGCTTCACGCCCTTCCTCTGGGGTGTCTTGTTACCAACGACTGGAGTTTGTAGGTGATGCTGTGTTGGATCATCTCATTACAAGACACTTATTCTTTACATATACAGATCTGCCTCCAGGACGCTTAACTGATTTGCGAGCCGCTGCTGTGAACAATGAAAATTTTGCACGTGTTGCTGTTAAACATAATCTTCATACACACCTTCGACATGGATCGAGTGCCCTTGAAAAACAG ATACGAGATTTTGTGAAAGAGGTCCAGAATGAGTTGTCGAAGCCAGGGTTTAACTCCTTTGGTTTAGGGGACTGCAAAGCTCCAAAAGTATTGGGCGATATTGTTGAATCAATTGCTGGTGCTGTCTTCCTTGACAGTGGGCGTGATACTGCAGCTGTATGGAGG GTATTCCAACCCCTACTGGAACCAATGGTCACTCCAGAAACCCTTCCAATGCATCCGGTAAGAGAACTGCAAGAAAGATGCCAGCAACAGGCTGAGGGCCTCGAATATAAAGCTACTAGGAGTGGCAATTTGGCAACAGTGGAAGTCTATGTTGATGGTGTTCAGGTTGGATTAGCTCAAAATCCACAAAAGAAAATGGCACAAAAATTGGCTGCTCGAAATGCCCTTGTTGCACtgaaggaaaaggagaaagcTGAAGCTAAGGAGAATGATACTGATGACGGCAAAAGAAGGAGGAATGGGAGCCAAACGTTTACAAGGCAGACACTAAACGATATCTGTTTGCGGAGAAATTGGCCAATGCCATCATATCG GCGCGTCCATGAAGGTGGCCCTGCACATGCAAAAAGGTTCACTTATGCAGTTTGTGTTAAAACTTCTGATAGGGGATGGACGGATGAATGTATTGGAGATCCCATGCCAAGTGTCAAAAAAGCGAAGGATTCTGCTGCAGTTCTTCTCTTAGAATTGCTTAACAAGTGGTATGCGTGA
- the LOC113774692 gene encoding endoribonuclease Dicer homolog 1 isoform X2: protein MSFRKRPRDGDEMDWCHKDRMRRRQQHYASSRKDRDWREARGYWERDKERNEMVFHLGSWEADQNRAGMTVPQRSCSGSEGTEKEAEEPNGSNKLPEEQARQYQLDVLEQAKTKNTIAFLETGAGKTLIAVLLIRSICSDLQSKNKKMLAVFLVPKVPLVYQQAEVIRERTGYQVGHYCGEMGQDFWDARRWQREFETKQVLVMTAQILLNILRHSIIKMEAIDLLILDECHHAVKKHPYSLVMSEFYHTTSKEQRPSVFGMTASPVNLKGVSSQIDCAIKIRNLECKLDSVVCTVKDRKELERHVPMPSEVVVEYDKATSLWSLHEQIKQMEVAVEEAAQSSSRRSKWQFMGARDAGAKEELRQVYGVSERTESDGAANLIQKLRAVNYALGELGQWCAYKVAQSFLAGLQNDERANYQLDVKFQESYLSKVVSLLQCQLSEGAVSESNSRIGDLVGFETSESSLSEEIEEGELPDSHVVSGGEHVDVIIGAAVADGKVTPKVQSLIKILLKYQHTDDFRAIVFVERVVAALVLPKVFAELPSLSFIKSASLIGHNNSQEMRTSQLQDAIAKFRDGRVTLLVATSVAEEGLDIRQCNVVIRFDLAKTVLAYIQSRGRARKPGSDYILMVERGNLSHEAFLRNARNSEETLRKEAIERTDISHLNGTSKLGEVTENTVYQVESTGAVVSLNSAVGLIHFYCSQLPSDRYSILRPEFIMQRHEKPGGPTGYSCRLQLPCNAPFEELEGPVCGSMRVAQQAVCLAACKKLHEMGAFTDMLLPDKGSGADLEKVEKNDEGDPLPGTARHREFYPEGVAKVLQGDWILTGRDSCDYSKFFHLYMYEVKCVNFGSSKDPFLTQVSEFAVLFGNELDAEVLSMSMDLFIARTVITKASLIYRGPLEITEIQLALLKSFHVRLMSIVLDVDVEPSTTPWDPAKAYLFVPTTCNKTTDPIKDIDWDLIERITNTDAWRNPIQRARPDVCLGTNERALGGDRREYGFGKLRHGITYGLKSHPTYGIRGAIAQFDVVEASGLLPNRNTLEVSVQGVLNKDKLMMADSCVSAEDLVGKIITAAHSGKRFFVDSVRYDMTAENPFPRKEGYLGPLEYSSYADYYKQKYGVHLIFKQQPLIRGRGVSYCKNLLSPRFEHAEAHDNESDENLDKTYYVFLPPELCFVHPLPGSLVRGAQRLPSIMRRVESMLLAVQLKHIIGHPVPASKILEALTAASCQETFCYERAELLGDAYLKWVVSRFLFLQYPQKHEGQLTRMRQQMVSNMVLYQYALNKGLQSYIQADRFAPSRWAAPGVLPVFDEEMKETEASLFDPQVLHDDTRAGQDLDDGLYEDDELEDGELESDSSSYRVLSSKTLADVVEALIGVYYVEGGKIAANHVMKWIGIEVDFDLKESDYLIRPNSVPENVLRSIDFDVLETTLNIKFIDRSLLVEAITHASRPSSGVSCYQRLEFVGDAVLDHLITRHLFFTYTDLPPGRLTDLRAAAVNNENFARVAVKHNLHTHLRHGSSALEKQIRDFVKEVQNELSKPGFNSFGLGDCKAPKVLGDIVESIAGAVFLDSGRDTAAVWRVFQPLLEPMVTPETLPMHPVRELQERCQQQAEGLEYKATRSGNLATVEVYVDGVQVGLAQNPQKKMAQKLAARNALVALKEKEKAEAKENDTDDGKRRRNGSQTFTRQTLNDICLRRNWPMPSYRGWTDECIGDPMPSVKKAKDSAAVLLLELLNKWYA, encoded by the exons ATGTCATTTAGGAAGAGACCTCGTGATGGAGATGAGATGGATTGGTGCCACAAAGATCGGATGAGAAGGAGACAACAACACTATGCGAGCAGCCGGAAAGACAGAGATTGGAGGGAAGCCAGGGGCTATTGGGAGAGAGATAAGGAAAGGAATGAGATGGTCTTCCACTTGGGTTCTTGGGAAGCTGATCAAAACAGAGCTGGCATGACAGTGCCACAGAGAAGTTGCAGTGGCAGCGAAGGGACAGAGAAGGAAGCTGAAGAGCCAAATGGAAGTAACAAACTCCCTGAAGAGCAGGCGCGGCAATACCAATTGGATGTTCTTGAACAGGCAAAGACGAAGAACACAATTGCTTTCCTGGAAACTGGGGCAGGAAAAACACTCATTGCTGTCCTCCTTATTAGGAGTATTTGTAGTGACTTGCAGAGCAAGAACAAGAAAATGCTGGCTGTATTTCTAGTTCCTAAAGTTCCACTTGTTTATCAG CAAGCAGAAGTAATTCGTGAGAGAACGGGTTATCAAGTTGGTCACTATTGTGGTGAAATGGGCCAAGACTTCTGGGATGCACGAAGGTGGCAGCGAGAGTTTGAAACCAAACAG GTTTTAGTCATGACAGCTCAAATTCTCTTGAATATATTGAGACACAGCATAATAAAAATGGAAGCTATTGATCTACTTATTCTGGATGAATGTCATCATGCTGTCAAGAAACATCCATATTCTTTAGTGATGTCTGAGTTCTATCATACAACGTCAAAGGAGCAGAGGCCATCTGTTTTTGGAATGACAGCTTCTCCTGTTAACTTGAAGG GTGTTTCAAGCCAAATAGACTGCGCAATTAAGATTCGTAATCTAGAATGTAAGTTAGATTCAGTAGTTTGTACAGTAAAGGATCGTAAAGAGCTCGAGAGACACGTGCCAATGCCCTCAGAAGTTGTAGTTGAATATGACAAAGCTACTAGTTTGTGGTCCCTCCATGAACAGATAAAGCAAATGGAAGTGGCAGTTGAAGAAGCTGCTCAATCGagctctaggaggagtaaatgGCAATTTATGGGAGCAAGAGATGCTGGTGCAAAGGAAGAGCTGCGCCAAGTATATGGTGTATCTGAAAGAACTGAAAGTGATGGAGCTGCTAACTTAATTCAAAAGCTGAGGGCCGTCAACTATGCACTTGGAGAACTAGGACAGTGGTGTGCTTATAAG GTTGCACAATCATTTTTAGCTGGTTTACAAAATGATGAAAGAGCAAATTACCAACTAGATGTCAAATTTCAAGAATCGTATCTAAGTAAAGTTGTTTCCCTCTTGCAATGCCAATTATCTGAGGGAGCTGTAAGTGAAAGTAACTCAAGAATTGGAGATTTGGTTGGTTTTGAAACTTCAGAGAGCAGTTTGTCTGAAGAGATAGAGGAGGGAGAACTTCCTGACAGTCACG TTGTCTCTGGCGGAGAACATGTTGATGTGATAATTGGAGCCGCTGTTGCTGATGGGAAAGTGACACCAAAAGTGCAGTCGTTGATTAAAATACTTCTGAAATATCAGCATACAGATGATTTTCGTGCAATCGTTTTTGTGGAACGTGTTGTGGCTGCCTTAGTTCTTCCAAAG GTTTTTGCAGAGCTTCCTTCCCTGAGTTTTATCAAGTCAGCAAGCTTGATTGGGCATAACAATAGTCAAGAGATGCGGACAAGTCAATTGCAGGATGCAATAGCAAAATTCCGAGATGGCCGT GTTACCTTGTTAGTTGCCACTAGTGTTGCTGAGGAGGGACTTGATATTAGGCAGTGCAATGTTGTCATCCGCTTTGACCTGGCAAAAACTGTTCTAGCATACATTCAGTCCAGGGGCCGAGCTAGAAAGCCTGGATCAGATTACATTTTGATGGTTGAGAG AGGAAATTTATCACATGAAGCATTTCTAAGAAATGCTAGAAATAGTGAAGAAACTTTGCGAAAAGAAGCAATTGAGAGGACGGATATTAGTCATCTTAATGGTACATCTAAGCTGGGGGAGGTGACAGAAAATACAGTCTATCAAGTGGAGTCAACGGGTGCTGTGGTCAGTTTAAATTCTGCTGTTGGACTCATCCACTTTTACTGTTCGCAGCTGCCGAGTGACAG GTACTCAATACTTCGCCCTGAGTTTATTATGCAGCGCCATGAGAAGCCAGGAGGACCTACTGGATATTCATGCAGGCTTCAGCTTCCCTGTAATGCACCATTTGAGGAACTTGAGGGTCCTGTCTGCGGCTCAATGCGTGTTGCACAACAG GCTGTCTGTTTAGCTGCTTGCAAGAAGCTCCATGAGATGGGAGCATTTACTGACATGCTCTTGCCTGACAAGGGAAGTGGGGCAGATCTTGAGAAAGTTGAAAAAAATGATGAAGGGGATCCGCTTCCTGGAACTGCTAGGCATAGGGAGTTCTACCCTGAAGGCGTTGCTAAAGTTCTTCAG GGAGATTGGATCTTAACTGGGAGAGATAGTTGTGACTACTCCAAATTCTTTCACCTGTATATGTATGAGGTCAAATGTGTTAATTTTGGTTCCTCAAAGGATCCATTCTTAACTCAAGTTTCAGAGTTTGCGGTGTTGTTTGGCAATGAGCTGGATGCAGAG GTGTTATCGATGTCAATGGATCTATTTATTGCTCGAACTGTAATCACAAAAGCTTCACTTATCTATCGAGGCCCACTAGAAATTACTGAAATTCAG TTAGCTTTGCTCAAGAGCTTCCATGTAAGACTAATGAGCATAGTACTGGATGTGGATGTTGAACCATCCACTACTCCATGGGATCCTGCGAAGGCTTATTTATTTGTTCCAACGACCTGCAACAAAACTACTGATCCGATAAAAGATATTGACTGGGATCTGATTGAGAGAATAACAAACACAGATGCATGGCGCAATCCCATCCAGAGAGCTCGACCAGATGTTTGTCTTGGGACAAACGAGCGAGCACTAGGTGGAGACCGTAGAGAATACGGATTTGGGAAATTGCGGCATGGAATTACCTATGGCCTTAAATCCCATCCTACTTATGGTATCCGGGGAGCTATTGCACAGTTTGATGTTGTGGAAGCTTCTGGTTTGCTTCCTAATCGAAATACCCTTGAAGTTTCTGTTCAAGGGGTTTTAAACAAGGACAAATTGATGATGGCTGATTCTTGTGTTAGTGCGGAAGATTTAGTTGGGAAGATTATTACTGCAGCTCATTCAGGAAAGAGGTTTTTTGTTGATTCTGTGCGCTATGACATGACTGCAGAAAACCCATTTCCGAGGAAAGAAGGCTACCTTGGTCCTTTGGAGTACAGCTCTTATGCTGATTACTACAAGCAAAA GTATGGAGTTCATTTGATCTTCAAACAACAACCTCTAATAAGAGGCCGTGGTGTTTCATATTGCAAGAATCTTCTCTCCCCTCGGTTTGAACATGCAGAAG CTCATGACAATGAATCTGATGAGAACCTGGATAAGACATACTATGTTTTTCTCCCTCCTGAGCTGTGTTTTGTACATCCTCTTCCTGGATCGCTAGTACGGGGTGCTCAAAGATTGCCATCAATTATGAGGAGGGTCGAAAGTATGCTGCTTGCAGTGCAGCTTAAGCATATAATTGGTCATCCAGTCCCTGCTTCAAAG ATACTGGAAGCTTTGACTGCTGCTTCTTGCCAGGAGACTTTCTGCTATGAACGAGCAGAACTATTGGGTGATGCTTATTTGAAATGGGTTGTTAGTCGATTTCTTTTTCTCCAGTATCCCCAGAAACATGAAGGCCAACTCACTCGAATGAGGCAGCAAATGGTCAGCAACATGGTGCTGTATCAGTATGCATTAAATAAGGGGCTTCAATCATACATTCAAGCAGATCGGTTTGCTCCATCTAGATGGGCTGCTCCAGGGGTGCTGCCTGtctttgatgaagaaatgaaggaaacaGAAGCATCACTTTTTGATCCACAAGTTTTACATGATGACACGAGGGCAGGGCAGGATCTGGATGATGGTTTATATGAAGATGATGAACTTGAAGACGGTGAGCTGGAAAGCGATTCAAGTTCATATCGCGTCCTCTCTAGCAAAACACTGGCTGATGTTGTTGAGGCACTAATTGGTGTGTATTATGTTGAAGGtgggaaaattgcagcaaaccACGTGATGAAATGGATTGGCATAGAGGTAGATTTTGATTTAAAGGAGAGTGATTATCTTATTAGGCCCAATAGTGTTCCAGAGAATGTTTTGAGGAGCATTGACTTTGATGTGTTGGAAACTACTTTGAACATCAAATTCATTGATAGGAGCTTATTGGTAGAGGCTATTACTCATGCTTCACGCCCTTCCTCTGGGGTGTCTTGTTACCAACGACTGGAGTTTGTAGGTGATGCTGTGTTGGATCATCTCATTACAAGACACTTATTCTTTACATATACAGATCTGCCTCCAGGACGCTTAACTGATTTGCGAGCCGCTGCTGTGAACAATGAAAATTTTGCACGTGTTGCTGTTAAACATAATCTTCATACACACCTTCGACATGGATCGAGTGCCCTTGAAAAACAG ATACGAGATTTTGTGAAAGAGGTCCAGAATGAGTTGTCGAAGCCAGGGTTTAACTCCTTTGGTTTAGGGGACTGCAAAGCTCCAAAAGTATTGGGCGATATTGTTGAATCAATTGCTGGTGCTGTCTTCCTTGACAGTGGGCGTGATACTGCAGCTGTATGGAGG GTATTCCAACCCCTACTGGAACCAATGGTCACTCCAGAAACCCTTCCAATGCATCCGGTAAGAGAACTGCAAGAAAGATGCCAGCAACAGGCTGAGGGCCTCGAATATAAAGCTACTAGGAGTGGCAATTTGGCAACAGTGGAAGTCTATGTTGATGGTGTTCAGGTTGGATTAGCTCAAAATCCACAAAAGAAAATGGCACAAAAATTGGCTGCTCGAAATGCCCTTGTTGCACtgaaggaaaaggagaaagcTGAAGCTAAGGAGAATGATACTGATGACGGCAAAAGAAGGAGGAATGGGAGCCAAACGTTTACAAGGCAGACACTAAACGATATCTGTTTGCGGAGAAATTGGCCAATGCCATCATATCG GGGATGGACGGATGAATGTATTGGAGATCCCATGCCAAGTGTCAAAAAAGCGAAGGATTCTGCTGCAGTTCTTCTCTTAGAATTGCTTAACAAGTGGTATGCGTGA